Proteins encoded by one window of Rutidosis leptorrhynchoides isolate AG116_Rl617_1_P2 chromosome 7, CSIRO_AGI_Rlap_v1, whole genome shotgun sequence:
- the LOC139859882 gene encoding uncharacterized protein, with translation MGESVGTSISGDTKPCKMVFEPILEQGVFRFDSFANDDTRNTTFPSLSFVDPKQRDIPIMSDHKLPSFVPISEHVSGQQIVLFEFPAGTSFYGTGEVSGQLERTGKRVFTWNTDAWGYGSGTTSLYQSHPWVLAVLPNGEALGILADTTKRCEIDLRKECTVKIIAMSHFPVITFGPFPSATDVLASLSHAIGTVFMPPKWALGYQQCRWSYESASRVREIAKTFRDKGIPCDVIWMDIDYMDGFRCFTFDQENFPNPKALVDELHETGFKAIWMLDPGIKHEKGYFVYDSGSEKDIWVQTEDGKPFVGEVWPGPCVFPDFTREKARSWWSNLVKDFISNGVDGIWNDMNEPAVFKSVTKTMPETNIHKGDTELGGHQNHSHYHNVYGMLMAKSTYEGMKLANPNKRPFVLTRAGFIGSQKYAATWTGDNLSTWEHLHMSISMVLQLGLSGQPLSGPDIGGFAGNATPKLFGRWVGVGAMFPFSRGHSEKGTIDHEPWSFGEECEEVCRLALKRRYRLIPHIYTLFYLAHTNGSPVATPTWFADLKDSQLRKHESSFLLGPLLVYASTVSDYGVHQLKHELPSGTWMSFDFEDSHPDLPALYLRGGSIIPFGPAHQHVGEANPNDDLSLLVTLDANGKAEGVVFEDDGDGYGYINGDYLLTTYVAELKSSTVTVSVFKTEGVWVRPNRRLHVCLLLGEGAKVDAFGTDGEDLHMVMPSENDVSNLISTSKNIYKMRMETAKCIPDVEQTSAHKGVELSGTPVEIKSGEWSLKVVPWIGGRIISMEHLPSGTQWLHSRVEINGYEEYSGTEYRSAGCTESYTVLDRDLEQAGERESLKMEGDIGGGLAIERIISVSQDNPKVFMIDSSLVARNVGAGSGGYSRLVCLRIHPTFNILHPTESYVSFTSINGSQHEVWPNSVEQLYQGDLRPNGEWMLVDKCLGLGLVNKFNIDQVYKCLLHWDCGTVNLELWSEDRPVSKQSPLRISHSYEVRQIL, from the exons ATGGGAGAGAGTGTAGGGACGTCTATATCTGGTGACACAAAACCATGTAAAATGGTTTTTGAACCGATTTTAGAACAAGGTGTTTTCAGGTTCGATTCTTTCGCCAATGATGATACTAGAAATACAACGTTTCCTAGTCTTTCTTTTGTTGATCCCAAACAAAGAGATATACCCATTATGAGTGATCACAAACTTCCATCATTCGTCCCGATTTCTGAACATGTTTCCGGACAACAAATTGTTCTTTTCGAG TTTCCAGCAGGAACCTCGTTTTATGGAACAGGTGAAGTTAGTGGACAGCTTGAAAGAACCGGGAAAAGA GTTTTTACTTGGAATACTGATGCATGGGGTTATGGGAGTGGAACTACATCGTTATATCAGTCACATCCTTGGGTTTTGGCTGTTCTTCCTAATGGAGAGGCGTTGGGTATTCTTGCTGATACAACGAAACGTTGCGAG ATTGATCTGCGTAAAGAATGTACGGTAAAGATAATTGCAATGTCACATTTTCCTGTAATTACGTTCGGCCCATTTCCTTCTGCAACCGATGTTTTGGCATCATTGTCACACGCAATTG GAACTGTTTTCATGCCACCGAAATGGGCACTGGGATATCAACAGTGCCGTTGGAGTTATGAGTCTGCTTCACGTGTTCGTGAG ATTGCCAAGACATTTAGAGATAAGGGTATACCTTGTGATGTCATATGGATGGATATTGACTACATGGATGGCTTTCGTTGTTTCACGTTTGATCAG GAGAATTTTCCTAATCCAAAAGCTTTAGTGGATGAACTTCACGAAACTGGTTTCAAAGCAATCTGGATGCTTGACCCTGGGATCAAACATGAAAAAGGTTACTTTGTTTATGATAGTGGATCAGAAAAGGATATATGGGTTCAAACGGAAGATGGAAAACCCTTTGTTG GAGAGGTATGGCCCGGACCTTGTGTTTTCCCTGACTTTACACGAGAAAAAGCTCGTTCGTGGTGGTCTAATTTAGTCAAAGATTTTATATCCAATGGAGTAGATGGCATATGGAATGACATGAATGAACCAGCTGTGTTCAAG TCTGTAACTAAGACAATGCCTGAAACTAACATTCATAAGGGAGATACTGAACTTGGTGGTCATCAGAATCACTCGCATTATCATAAC GTTTATGGCATGTTGATGGCAAAATCAACATACGAAGGCATGAAATTAGCTAATCCAAACAAACGCCCATTTGTTCTCACTCGAGCCGGGTTTATAGGTAGTCAGAAGTATGCTGCTACATGGACGGGTGATAATCTTTCTACTTGGGAACACTTACATATGAGCATCTCTATGGTACTTCAACTG GGGCTTAGCGGTCAGCCACTTTCGGGGCCCGATATCGGTGGATTTGCAGGCAACGCAACACCCAAATTATTTGGAAGATGGGTCGGTGTTGGGGCCATGTTTCCGTTTAGTCGAGGACATTCTGAAAAGGGAACCATTGACCATGAGCCATGGTCTTTCGGGGAGGAG TGTGAAGAAGTATGTCGTTTGGCGTTAAAGAGACGGTATCGCCTTATACCACACATATATACACTTTTCTATCTCGCACATACAAACGGTTCTCCGGTTGCAACTCCTACTTGGTTTGCTG ATTTGAAAGATTCCCAATTAAGAAAGCATGAAAGTTCCTTCCTTTTAGGCCCACTTCTCGTATAtgcaag CACTGTGAGTGATTACGGGGTCCATCAACTGAAGCATGAATTGCCTAGCGGCACTTGGATGAGTTTTGATTTTGAAGATTCACATCCC GACTTACCAGCACTGTATTTACGAGGTGGATCAATAATCCCATTTGGTCCAGCCCATCAACATGTTGGTGAAGCTAATCCAAATGATGATCTGTCATTGCTCGTTACTTTAGATGCAAATG GTAAAGCTGAAGGTGTTGTATTTGAAGATGATGGTGATGGCTATGGATATATAAACGGAGATTATCTCCTGACAACATATGTAGCCGAGTTGAAGTCTTCAACTGTTACAGTGAGCGTTTTTAAGACCGAAGGAGTTTGGGTGAGGCCAAATCGTCGGTTACATGTATGCCTATTACTCGGGGAAGGAGCCAAG GTTGATGCCTTTGGCACTGACGGAGAAGATCTGCACATGGTTATGCCATCTGAAAATGATGTGTCAAACTTAATTTCTACTAGCAAGAATATTTACAAGATGCGAATGG AAACCGCAAAGTGTATTCCTGATGTTGAGCAGACGTCTGCACACAAAGGGGTTGAACTTTCAGGAACACCTGTGGAAATTAAGAGCGGTGAATGGTCTCTCAAAGTCGTCCCTTGGATTGGGGGTCGAATTATTTCGATGGAACACCTTCCCTCTG GAACTCAGTGGCTTCATAGTCGGGTTGAAATAAATGGATATGAAGAATATAGTGGTACTGAGTATCGTTCTGCTGGTTGTACAGAATCGTATACTGTTCTTGA TCGAGACCTTGAGCAAGCGGGAGAGAGAGAATCGTTAAAAATGGAAGGTGATATTGGAGGTGGATTAGCTATTGAAAGAATTATATCAGTTTCACAAGATAACCCGAAAGTTTTCATGATTGACTCGAGCCTTGTAGCACGCAATGTCGGTGCTggttccggaggatattcaag GCTTGTTTGTTTACGGATACATCCAACGTTTAATATACTGCACCCAACTGAGTCATACGTCTCATTTACCTCCATCAACGGGTCCCAGCATGAAGTATGGCCCAATTCTGTTGAACAGCTCTATCAAGGAGATCTTCGTCCAAATG GCGAATGGATGCTCGTTGACAAGTGCCTTGGGTTGGGTTTAGTCAACAAATTCAACATTGACCAGGTTTATAAGTGTCTTCTACATTGGGATTGTGGGACCGTGAATTTAGAGCTTTGGTCTGAGGACAGGCCCGTTTCAAAGCAGTCGCCTCTTCGTATATCTCACAGTTATGAAGTTAGGCAGATTCTGTAA